A segment of the Arachis hypogaea cultivar Tifrunner chromosome 5, arahy.Tifrunner.gnm2.J5K5, whole genome shotgun sequence genome:
TCACTGTATATTTTCTGCAGGGTGCGAACTGGTGTTGCAAGACGGGCTCTGTGATGACCAATAACTCTAAGAAGATCCAACAGTATAGCTTCCTAATCACAGAAACAGAATTAAAAGTTGGAAGATCAACATTTTTTTCTTCTGGTAAATAGAAAATCAGTTAAATCCTAGAGCAATATCACGAAAATTAGACGGCACATTGTAGATAAACAAGGCATGTTATTACCTTAACACATAAATATTCTTCAAAATGTGAGGTCTTGACGAAACATGACACCAATATCTGAAAATCATGGAAAAAGAGATGTATTAtatcattgaaaaaaaatatcctAGGCATCTGATCATAAAATGTTTACAATGTAATCTCAAACTAATCTTCTATATGAAGAAAACCAAAGTcagaaaaatacaccaaaaactGCAACAAATAATTTTTTGCAATAATTTTGTTTATAATTATGGTACCATGACTATAGTTAGCAATTTATTGGAAAACAGAACCACCAATTTGCAATATAATTTAAGCACTTTATACAAACCAAAAGGGCCTGATTTTCAGGATTTATATTGTCAAGGAACACCCTCCTGTGCAACCTCTGCTGCTCAACTTGAGGATTTTTCGCTAGTACTTTTCGCATATCGGCAACAATATTCTGCAGAAGAACTAATCCATTTAGCACAAGGAGACATCACAAAATCCTATGTAGCAAAATAAACCCAGTTGGATAGAAACTGCATAACTACTGCTCACATTAATCTTTTTTACATCCAAATGACTAACGGCTAAATGGGTTTTGATTCGCCAATGTGTTTTCTGAGTGAGGTTTCGCACAACATTCACTGTGAATTTGTGGTTTGGAATGTGTACAGCTTCACCATCTTCACCTCTTACAATAGTAGGTGACCACCAGCCAACATGCTGCATAAACAGAAAACATCAGTGGCCAAAAGAGCCTCAAAGATATCCCAAAACACAAACAGTATACAATATTTTGTaatttccttatatatatatatatatatatatttaccacAGTCAATACTTAAGAATGTGTAATTTGACCCACCTCAACGGTACCAGAAACTTCATATCCTTCAATCTTTGTTTGAATCCACTCATTAATCACAAAAGGACGAGTTGCATGGATCATCGCACTTGAAAGGAAATTTGTAAATATCTAAAACACACAATATTTTATGTCAATGTGCACCAAAATATAACGGAATCAAAAGATCAGAAGCACAACAGTTCCCACCTCACGACCGGCAAGAGTCAACAAAACTGTCCCAAGACCTCCAGCAGTAACCCATCTCTGTGTAGAGAAGCCTAGCAATTCCATGAACAGTGAAAAAGCTGCAATCCATACGGCCGAATAGACAGCTTTTCCTGCAAATTGGAATCCCATCTGGTAGAAACAGGAAATTTATTATATACACTAGAAATTGAGCCGCAACTAATATGTTACTAATAACCAACAAATCACCACAATCTGGCTTTTTAGTTTTTAACAATCAACGTCAACAAATTTAAGTTGCAAGCAGCCTAGTTTTCATTATCATATCATTTAAATACATGTACACAGCCAGAATGAATTCTTTTAACCAAATCGATTAACATAAAAAAGACATACTGGAATTGTGAATTGCTATCAATGTGTGAAACAAACTGAGAGAGAGCAAGGATGCTGAATGCTAAATATAATAGAACATGGTATAGCAGGGAAAACGTATTCCCCAACTACGGGAAACCAAGCTTCAACAGTCAGTATATTAAATTTATGAAGTTGACAGGTAATAATTGGAAACTAGATGATAGTTTTTAGATTTTCAAACTTCAAACAAGACTAACATGGTAGTATCCTTCACAGAACACAAAGAATACATACATTTCTCGTCTCACTTGGATCAGTGCTCTCAGATAAGAATTTCTGCATTTGCTGAATCACACTGCATATTGCACAATTAGTTTTATCAAAGCAAAACTTAGTAAAcagattattttgaaaaaaaaaatcacattgaGGAACTCAAGCTGACAACAATGATATCTTGGAAAACATACAGTTTAATAGTCCAATAGAGAAAACCCCAATGGGCATAAGCAGTTAAGCACAAGTTATTTCAACTGGAAGTGATTAGGTGCATTATTAAGTGAATAGTGATCAAATTGTTCAGCAGTGTTAATAGATCATGACAAAAGCAAGGGAATCGGCATACCTTGATAAACAATAGGCAAAGGCCAGAACAGTTGACAATGATCTTACAAAATGCAGAAGCCGTTCCTTAATAACCTGGCTAGTTTCTGTAGGTAGAACTACTGGTTCCAATGCtctgaaattaaataaatattcacTATGCAGAAAATTGATGCATATAGAAAGATATAAAGTATTCATCTTCTGATAAATTTTAATGTGCCATAACAACGAAACCTGCAAAAGAGTATTGCTCCAGTCCATAAAAGTAATGGTCGAAGGTAAGAAGTTACTATATAATGTGTTTTACTTTTCTTCCAACTATTATCACTCCTCTGCAAAAT
Coding sequences within it:
- the LOC112799945 gene encoding mechanosensitive ion channel protein 2, chloroplastic-like isoform X2; this translates as MPSVAIIIFATWGVGPLACQIRKLLFQRSDNSWKKSKTHYIVTSYLRPLLLWTGAILFCRALEPVVLPTETSQVIKERLLHFVRSLSTVLAFAYCLSSVIQQMQKFLSESTDPSETRNMGFQFAGKAVYSAVWIAAFSLFMELLGFSTQRWVTAGGLGTVLLTLAGREIFTNFLSSAMIHATRPFVINEWIQTKIEGYEVSGTVEHVGWWSPTIVRGEDGEAVHIPNHKFTVNVVRNLTQKTHWRIKTHLAVSHLDVKKINNIVADMRKVLAKNPQVEQQRLHRRVFLDNINPENQALLILVSCFVKTSHFEEYLCVKEAILLDLLRVIGHHRARLATPVRTLQKIYSDAELDNIPYSDSPISGAGTVSNRPLLMIESPNKINADDKAKVRSARAAGDQDNKATVQTRLEMKVGSSGIQDDSEVDAKVATSNSITNGNAKTVLTPKPDPEVGENKPIKPDSKGQAVKNIKPNIESESVVSSSGTGNVDKAGGVPTNTPTKQQGERKLATQPPPASRPVLEENIVLGVALEGSKRTLPIEEGIETSATREAKEMAASHGGNGSPKGGDGNDKKNL